In a genomic window of Amycolatopsis japonica:
- a CDS encoding GGDEF domain-containing protein, translating to MRNGLEVTLVSEFGKHDRDAVSARPRGSLRGFADTVGLASARVWRLRGRAWNTLRHPAGWELWRLPPAAVFWMLGTEIAVAFWALKSQVGASLTTTDLVRFGVIAGCTIWYLVQTQHPEEQRRADDRRGEHIDQTAVWLGGAAVLLPPTLSLALLLMVRVQRYSIAHKAMTTFLFTTAAHAASILGVHTITRLTSLHGWLESGTLPQRPGDIAVAAVALLGAALWYFASQTLLISIARGLAWGGWRRQKLIGSWADNADFVYALQLAACTTILGAVNIALVPLVMIGIALRSTRLSQALADTIARSQRDRKTGLLTEDSFHAPAALRLLEDQTGRRPTAFLMLDLDHFKQWNDKYGHSGGDIVLGCVSAVLRQNTRSTDVVGRWGGEEFSVLLPDTTREEAMRIAERIRAAVAKTAITGLTELASGHATNEPRAVGPIHGCTVSIGVGLSPEHSTDYGELFRAADAAMYQAKRSGRNRVVVAPSAVPPSPRTPTSPLSRAGDARRD from the coding sequence GTGCGTAACGGGTTGGAGGTGACCCTCGTCAGCGAGTTCGGCAAGCACGACCGTGACGCGGTCTCGGCGCGGCCGCGCGGTTCGCTCCGGGGTTTCGCCGACACCGTCGGCCTCGCCTCCGCCCGCGTCTGGCGGCTGCGTGGCCGCGCCTGGAACACCCTGCGCCATCCGGCGGGGTGGGAGCTGTGGCGCCTGCCGCCCGCGGCGGTCTTCTGGATGCTCGGCACCGAGATCGCGGTCGCGTTCTGGGCCTTGAAATCGCAAGTCGGTGCTTCCCTCACGACGACGGATCTCGTCCGCTTCGGCGTGATCGCGGGCTGCACGATCTGGTACCTCGTCCAGACGCAGCATCCGGAGGAGCAGCGCCGGGCCGACGACCGGCGCGGTGAGCACATCGACCAGACCGCCGTCTGGCTGGGCGGCGCGGCCGTCCTGCTGCCGCCCACGTTGTCGCTCGCGCTGCTGCTGATGGTGCGCGTGCAGCGCTACTCCATCGCGCACAAGGCGATGACGACGTTCCTCTTCACCACCGCCGCGCACGCCGCCTCCATCCTGGGCGTGCACACGATCACCCGGCTGACGTCACTGCACGGCTGGCTCGAATCGGGCACGCTTCCCCAGCGGCCCGGCGACATCGCGGTCGCCGCCGTCGCGCTGCTGGGCGCCGCGCTCTGGTATTTCGCGTCGCAGACGCTGTTGATCAGCATCGCGCGCGGTCTGGCGTGGGGCGGCTGGCGGCGGCAGAAGCTGATCGGCAGCTGGGCCGACAACGCGGACTTCGTCTACGCGCTGCAACTCGCCGCGTGCACGACCATCCTCGGCGCGGTCAACATCGCGCTGGTGCCACTGGTGATGATCGGGATCGCGCTGCGCTCGACCCGGCTGTCGCAGGCACTGGCGGACACGATCGCGCGCAGCCAGCGCGACCGGAAGACCGGACTGCTGACCGAAGACTCCTTCCACGCACCCGCCGCGCTCCGGCTGCTCGAAGACCAGACCGGGCGGCGCCCGACGGCGTTCCTGATGCTGGATCTCGACCACTTCAAGCAGTGGAACGACAAGTACGGGCATTCCGGCGGTGACATCGTGCTCGGCTGTGTCAGTGCCGTGCTGCGGCAGAACACCCGCTCCACGGACGTCGTCGGGCGGTGGGGCGGCGAGGAGTTCTCGGTGCTGCTGCCGGACACCACCCGCGAGGAGGCGATGCGGATCGCCGAGCGGATCCGGGCGGCCGTCGCGAAGACCGCGATCACCGGCTTGACCGAACTCGCCAGCGGGCACGCCACCAACGAACCCCGCGCGGTGGGGCCGATCCACGGCTGCACCGTGTCGATCGGCGTCGGGCTGTCGCCGGAGCACTCGACGGACTACGGCGAGCTCTTCCGCGCCGCGGACGCGGCCATGTACCAAGCGAAACGGAGCGGGCGGAACCGCGTGGTCGTGGCACCCTCCGCGGTTCCGCCTTCGCCCCGGACGCCGACGTCACCCCTGAGCCGGGCCGGCGACGCGCGCCGCGATTGA
- a CDS encoding phosphatase PAP2 family protein — protein MALLIHEAKPTPARRPLPGRHAETRRTLSRAVFQLATGLGLAAAFVVTYVLFVHTSAGQLAENGVVRSAQSGQWSTMDWAGPLRDQDMVLVIGAAGIGLVVLALLRRKPGLLIPALSVLVLPLVAAQLLKLYVLVRPELPDGGRGPGHNSFPSGHVSAAMAILMALAFVLPQRFRPAIIGIGGVAVAWVASSTIALGWHRLSDTAGACLLGASFACLLAAWLTTRRRDLRRTPAFLVALAAVLPTGIVLIGFAVLSTATDGAAQFVAALVLAALSAVGVVLVALWPLSGSAFERRTGVETRVVDDLLETRLVTRR, from the coding sequence ATGGCCCTACTCATCCACGAAGCGAAGCCGACCCCCGCCCGCCGTCCGCTGCCGGGACGGCACGCCGAGACCAGGCGGACCCTGTCCAGGGCCGTGTTCCAGCTCGCCACCGGACTGGGACTGGCCGCCGCGTTCGTCGTGACCTACGTGCTGTTCGTGCACACGTCGGCCGGGCAGCTCGCGGAGAACGGCGTCGTCCGGAGCGCGCAGTCCGGTCAGTGGTCCACAATGGACTGGGCGGGACCGCTGCGCGACCAGGACATGGTGCTGGTGATCGGCGCCGCCGGGATCGGGCTCGTCGTCCTGGCGCTGCTCCGGCGCAAACCCGGTCTCCTGATCCCCGCGCTGAGCGTCCTCGTGCTCCCGCTCGTCGCCGCGCAACTGCTCAAGCTCTACGTCCTCGTCCGGCCCGAACTGCCCGACGGCGGCCGCGGGCCGGGGCACAACAGCTTCCCCAGCGGCCACGTCAGTGCCGCCATGGCCATCCTGATGGCGCTCGCTTTCGTGCTGCCCCAACGGTTCCGTCCGGCGATCATCGGGATCGGCGGCGTCGCCGTCGCCTGGGTCGCGTCGTCGACCATCGCGCTGGGCTGGCACCGGCTCAGCGACACGGCGGGCGCCTGCCTGCTCGGGGCGTCGTTCGCCTGCCTGCTCGCCGCCTGGCTGACCACCCGCCGTCGCGACCTGCGCCGCACGCCCGCCTTCCTGGTGGCGCTGGCCGCCGTCCTGCCGACCGGCATCGTCCTGATCGGCTTCGCGGTGCTGAGCACGGCGACCGACGGCGCCGCCCAGTTCGTCGCCGCGCTGGTGCTGGCCGCGCTGTCCGCGGTGGGTGTCGTGCTGGTCGCGCTGTGGCCGCTGAGCGGGTCCGCGTTCGAACGGCGGACCGGCGTGGAGACGCGGGTGGTCGACGACCTGCTCGAGACCCGCCTCGTGACCCGGCGCTGA